CCTGCGGCGAAGGCATCATGCCACAGGGCGTGCAGATTCTGGCGGAGCTTGCACTCCTACAGGAGATCCTCGCCCATGGCGGCGCGAAGGTTCGGGGAATGCGGTATTGCAACCGCCAAGGCGTCGTGGCGCAGGCGGACTTCCCTCCCAGCGCGAGCAGAATCTCCTTCGGCGTCGTCATGCGGCGCTACCACCTGGACAAGCTGCTCCTGGAGAGGGCCGCGTCCTTCCCGCACGTCACGGTTCGCCAGGGATTCAGGGTGACGGACGCTATACAAGAGGACGGGGTCGTCAAAGGGGTCCGCGGGCATGCAACCGACTCCCCGGACCGACCCGAGGTGTTCCATGCTCCCCTGACCATCGGGGCCGATGGGCGCCATTCCGTCTTCCATGCCGCTTGTGGGCTCACCAAGACCTTTCTTCGGCGCAAGCGCTTCGGCGTGACGGGTCACCTTCATTCGGTCGAAGGCGCGGGTTCCTATGTGGAGGTTTTGCCTTGTCCTGGCGGCGAGATCTATGTCGCCCCCGGCGCGGACGGGATAACCCTCGTCGCCATCTTGCTCGAAGCAAGAGCCATGCAGTTCCTCAAGGGCGATCTCGCTGATCGATACACTGGCTTCCTGCGGTATGTTAGGGGTTTCGGGGAGCGCATCACGAAGAGCGAGTTGGTCCCCCCTGTGGCCGCTGTCGGGCCGCTGGGCTTTACGATCGAGCCATGCTACCGGCCGGGCCTTCTTCTCATCGGTGACAGCGCTGGGTTCTTGGACCCCATCTCAGGAGAGGGAATGACGCTTGCGTTGAAGAGTGTGAAGGCCGTCGTGCCTCTGATCAAAGACGCCTTCGGCGTCGGC
The sequence above is a segment of the Gemmatimonadota bacterium genome. Coding sequences within it:
- a CDS encoding FAD-dependent monooxygenase, giving the protein MASRYDIVIVGASIAGSSSAIALASEGYRVLLLDQALFPRDKPCGEGIMPQGVQILAELALLQEILAHGGAKVRGMRYCNRQGVVAQADFPPSASRISFGVVMRRYHLDKLLLERAASFPHVTVRQGFRVTDAIQEDGVVKGVRGHATDSPDRPEVFHAPLTIGADGRHSVFHAACGLTKTFLRRKRFGVTGHLHSVEGAGSYVEVLPCPGGEIYVAPGADGITLVAILLEARAMQFLKGDLADRYTGFLRYVRGFGERITKSELVPPVAAVGPLGFTIEPCYRPGLLLIGDSAGFLDPISGEGMTLALKSVKAVVPLIKDAFGVGSFGPELGQRYARNRFQVVEDVFRFTQLLLNLSQYRFTADRAIRRLGRDQRLFQKLLGVVTGSHRYRDISWGEKVALLLG